The Thermonema lapsum sequence TAATGCACAATTTTGGTTTTCACCAAAGTAAATACAATCATGACCACCCAAAAGAGCCCCAACATCCAACGGCGCAGATGCAAGGGGTCGGGGTGCTGTTCTTGCTTGCCAAAAGCGGGCAGTGCCAACACAGACATAGGGAAACAGCCCAAGAATACAACCACAAAATGATAGAAAAAGGGCTGTTCATGCCCTGCATCGGGGGTGGTCAGCAGGCGTATGTGATAGCGAATAAACTCTTCGATGAACCAAGTGCCGTGCTGAATCAACTCCAGCCCGTACCAAGCAAAGGAAGTAACAAAAGCAGCAAAGGCAAAGGCGAATACATCTATGAAACGTGCTACGCGACGAAAACCATGCCACGCCCAAAAAACCAAGAAACTAAGCCCTACCATCAACAACCCCACAGGTCCTTTGGTAAGGATAGCCATGCCGGTAAATGCTCCTGCCACCGTAGCCCACTTCAAAGCGAAGGGCGTTTTGTAAGCCGCCACGGCACGCGCCAGCCCATATACTCCCAAAAAAATAAAATAGTTGAACACGGGGTCTATGATGGCTGACTTAAAGTAGAAATGCGGCAAAAAAGAGCCCAAGTAACACAAGCCCCAGATAAAACCAAAGCGACCGTCATAGTGGCGTTTGCCAATGAAATAAAAAGTAAGCAAGGTAATCACCCCAAAAACGGCATTGGGAAAGCGGGCTGCCCATTCGTTCACGCCAAAGACCTTCATACTGAGCACCTGCAACCAAAAGAAAAAGGGCGGCTTTTCCCAAAAAGGTTCAAAGTTGATTTGTACACGCGTATAATTGCCTGTAACCAGCATTTCCCGCGCCGACTCGGCAAAGTTAATTTCGTCCCAGTCGAACAGGTGTACTTTCCCCAAGAAGGGAAAGAAAAAGACCATCCCGGAAAGCATCAAGATGAGCCAATGGTAGGGATAGTCTTTATCGAAGATGCGCTTTATCATGGCTTTTGTTTTGTTGTGGATGGGTTGTTTTGAAGCAGTTTCCAAGACCATATACCCCAACGATGCAAGCGATAACGCAACGACACGCGCAACACACCCAAACCATAAATCACGCTCCGCTTGAAATTGATAGAAGAAGCCTCTTCAAAATAGCGCGTGGGGCAGGTTACTTCGGCGATTTCATAACCCGCGTTGAATATCTGTGCTATGATTTCGTTGTCAAAAATGAAATCGTCAGAGTTTTGTTCGAAGTCGATGCTGCGCAGCACCTGTGCCGAGAATGCCCGGTAGCCCGTGTGGTATTCCGACAGCTTTTGGTTCAGCAATAAGTTCTGAAAGAGCGTAAGCGCACGGTTGGCTATGTATTTATACACAGGCATGCCGCCCTTCAAAGCTCCTTTGCCCAAAATACGCGACGCAAATACTACCGGATACACCTCCTCGCCTATGATAGACACCATGGCAGTAATCAGCTTGGGCGTGTATTGATAATCGGGATGCAGCATTACTACAATGTCGGCACCCAGCTCAAGGGCGGTTTTATAGCAGGTCTTTTGGTTACCGCCATAGCCTTTATTCTGCTCGTGCCGTATCACATGACGAATACCCAGCTTGCGTGCCAAATCAAAGGTATCGTCCGAGCTGGCGTCATCGACCAATATCACTTCATCGACAATATCGAAAGGGATTTCCCGATAGGTTCTTTCTAAAGTACGGGCTGCGTTGTAAGCAGGCAAAACAACAGCTACTTTCTTTCCTGAATACATGTTTGTTGAATGGTTTTGGCACACAAATATAAAAGCATTTCGGGGCACTACCAATTGGGTAAACAAAAAGCCGGATGCAGCAAGCTGCACACCGGCGGTCAAGGGCAAACCGTCGAAGTTATATAAGCAGGCAGCATAGAAGTCTTTTTGGTCAGGTCGCACCTACGCTTTTTTGACCTTAAAGCAAAACAAAAGAAGAGTACAATACCCTGATGAACTTAAACCAAGCACTTGAAAAACATAGGGCTTCACAGTATTTTGAAGCTTAGACACCCCCAACATTACAGCCAAAGCATTTTTATTTCAATTTTCAAAAAATCAGCCCATGCAAGCATATTCTCAAGAGCGCCCAATCCAAGAGCGAGCGACTTGGTCATGTCAGGCACAAGGTGCTAAAAGGCAGCAAGAAAATCGAGCAGGATATTGAAAAGGAGCACAATAAAACTTGCGCTCCTTTTCAACACAGAAAACACTGAAGGCTACTTCCAATAATCAAGCTCCCGCCACACTTTGGAAGCTTCTTGCAAGGTAAAGGGCGAAGAAGCCTCTTTCACCATCCTCCGTTTGCGGTTTTCCTCTTCTATCCGCTTTTTCAAAAAATCTTTACGCGTCGCGTAATATGAAGCATGCTTTATTTTTTGCTTAACCTGTGCCACCCTTTCTTTCAACTGCGCCTCTTGCAGGTATTCGACCCCCACCAATTGAAAGACCAAGCGTCTATTCTGCTCGTACGCTTCCAATACCAAGCCCGGAAGCCCCCTAAGCTTCCATGGACCATAGGCATAAGGTATGGAAGGTGCATACCATACTACATATTGCCGTCCCCGGAAAGTCCCCGTTGCCTTCTTACAATCGACACCCGATATGTTGCGCTTTTCTGCCGGCTGAGGTGCCCACTCTATTTTCAAGGCATCGCAATTTTCTTGATAGCCCATAGAACTACTTGCCACCCACTCCCAAGCTTCATTCCCGCCATGGCATTCAT is a genomic window containing:
- a CDS encoding ArnT family glycosyltransferase, coding for MIKRIFDKDYPYHWLILMLSGMVFFFPFLGKVHLFDWDEINFAESAREMLVTGNYTRVQINFEPFWEKPPFFFWLQVLSMKVFGVNEWAARFPNAVFGVITLLTFYFIGKRHYDGRFGFIWGLCYLGSFLPHFYFKSAIIDPVFNYFIFLGVYGLARAVAAYKTPFALKWATVAGAFTGMAILTKGPVGLLMVGLSFLVFWAWHGFRRVARFIDVFAFAFAAFVTSFAWYGLELIQHGTWFIEEFIRYHIRLLTTPDAGHEQPFFYHFVVVFLGCFPMSVLALPAFGKQEQHPDPLHLRRWMLGLFWVVMIVFTLVKTKIVHYSSLAYFPLSFLAAYVVYWHMEEQAPLPLYVRRLLLVVGTVFGLLLTALPLFAYFKESFYAFIKDPFAVACLQVEVPWGGWEFLMGLLYVVLASVGIYWIWQHRLRAGLLWLCYATAVCLMGYLVVIVPKIEAYSQRPAIEFYKSLQGKDVYVRPVGFKSYAHYFYARMQPQANPKSKDELWLLQADIDKPAYFVVKANQKDRMAPYADVKLIGEKGGFAFFVREPKK
- a CDS encoding glycosyltransferase family 2 protein, with amino-acid sequence MYSGKKVAVVLPAYNAARTLERTYREIPFDIVDEVILVDDASSDDTFDLARKLGIRHVIRHEQNKGYGGNQKTCYKTALELGADIVVMLHPDYQYTPKLITAMVSIIGEEVYPVVFASRILGKGALKGGMPVYKYIANRALTLFQNLLLNQKLSEYHTGYRAFSAQVLRSIDFEQNSDDFIFDNEIIAQIFNAGYEIAEVTCPTRYFEEASSINFKRSVIYGLGVLRVSLRYRLHRWGIWSWKLLQNNPSTTKQKP
- a CDS encoding GLPGLI family protein — encoded protein: MNAKQKTILYWCSLWFCFLCTTARAQLTHVRYLVIEDWRWKDSLHFPEATQKNAWYADLYFDQNASFYVEKAEPASEEETMQWIIKQMEGASDEGKVTINAQNMPFRLDAWEYYFYNECHGGNEAWEWVASSSMGYQENCDALKIEWAPQPAEKRNISGVDCKKATGTFRGRQYVVWYAPSIPYAYGPWKLRGLPGLVLEAYEQNRRLVFQLVGVEYLQEAQLKERVAQVKQKIKHASYYATRKDFLKKRIEEENRKRRMVKEASSPFTLQEASKVWRELDYWK